A region of Vanessa cardui chromosome 1, ilVanCard2.1, whole genome shotgun sequence DNA encodes the following proteins:
- the LOC124531935 gene encoding probable ATP-dependent RNA helicase Dbp73D has translation MDLFIINRYTGTNEESDVVDQETLHLKRLKQKIEERKKKHVLTKKIPDTITLKEQDVSIKSESTEIISSHNEKEDLETKNENKETLPAHIPSKISKTEKHKNEFQVLGNTDFEKKAKIERVLPFWLSHAYSVSKDLQTLTCSIETQTWLDNTLKTTLMKEGLKYLFPVQEQVIPFIINEHKLPEPFRPHDICVSAPTGSGKTLSFVLPIVQVLMNQLGHHIRALVVLPVQELAAQVAKVFKKYCTNTGLRVALLSGSTPLHKEQQQIMRYTETLGWISETDIIVCTAGRLVEHLQNTEGFSLKHLKFLVIDEADRIMDNVQNDWLYHMDKHIKIESDISNKIPHLNWNNITSPKSSIHKLLFSATLSPDPELLEQWGLYQPKLFSSAPINDFTDENTIKKYTTPDELEEQYIICTAEEKPLILYHFLSNQKWDKTLCFTNSSQSAHRLAVLLDIWGKGNLKVAELSAALDRAHREQVLKKFKQSEIDVIISTDALARGIDIPDCNYVISYDPPRNIKTYVHRIGRTGRAGRKGNACTILLHNQLHMFKEILQSGGKTEIPKLEVNKEILNQLFEGYENAIQDTKNSINNEISSKVKKSIELKRAAKTKTRKRKHNDNKIPNA, from the exons atggatttatttattattaatag atatacaGGTACTAATGAAGAATCAGATGTTGTGGACCAggaaacattacatttaaaaagattaaagcAGAAAAttgaagaaagaaaaaaaaaacatgtattaaCCAAAAAGATACCGGATACTATAACTTTAAAAGAACAAGATGTGTCAATAAAATCAGAAAGTACTGAAATAATTAGCAGTCATAACGAAAAAGAAGATCTAGAAaccaaaaatgaaaataaagagaCATTACCCGCTCATATACCATCAAAAATTAGCAAAACAGAAAAGCACAAAAATGAATTTCAAGTTTTAGGTAATACTGACTTTGAAAAAAAAGCTAAg aTTGAAAGAGTTCTCCCATTCTGGCTCTCTCATGCATATAGTGTGTCGAAAGATTTACAAACATTAACATGTTCCATAGAAACACAGACATGGCTTGATAACACTCTTAAGACTACTTTAATGAAAGAAGGTTTAAAGTATTTGTTTCCTGTTCAAGAACAAGTAAttccttttataataaatgaacataaaTTACCAGAGCCTTTCAGACCTCATGATATTTGTGTCTCTGCTCCAACGGGTAGTGGAAAAACCTTATCATTTGTTTTACCTATAGTACAA gttTTAATGAATCAACTTGGTCATCACATAAGAGCTTTAGTTGTCTTACCTGTGCAAGAACTTGCAGCCCAAGTAGCAAaagtctttaaaaaatattgcactAACACTGGACTCAGAGTGGCATTATTAAGTGGATCTACTCCTTTACACaaagaacaacaacaaataatgagataca CTGAAACATTAGGATGGATTAGTGAAACTGATATTATAGTATGCACAGCTGGCAGATTAGTggaacatttacaaaatactgaaggattttcattaaaacatttaaagtttCTTGTTATTGATGAGGCAGACAGAATAATGGACAATGTACAAAATGACTGGCTCTATCACATggataaacatattaaaatagaaagtgatatttcaaataaaatcccTCATTTAAATTGGAACAACATAACTTCTCCTAAATCATCAATACATAAGCTTTTATTTTCTGCAACACTTTCTCCAGATCCTGAATTATTGGAACAGTGGGGATTGTATCAGCCTAAACTTTTCTCATCTGCTCCGATAAATGATTTTACAGATGAAAATACCATTAAGAAATATACAACACCAGATGAATTGGAAGAACAGTATATCATCTGTACAGCTGAAGAGAAACCTCTAATTTTGTATCATTTTCTTTCAAACCAAAAGTGGGACAAAACACTATGTTTTACAAATTCTTCTCAGTCAGCACATAGACTAGCAGTCCTTCTAGATATTTGGGGCAAAGGAAATCTAAAAGTGGCAGAGTTATCAGCAGCATTAGATAGGGCGCATAGAGaacaagttttaaaaaaatttaaacaatctGAAATTGATGT AATTATCAGTACAGATGCTTTAGCTAGAGGGATAGACATTCCAGATTGTAATTAtgttatatcatatgacccaccaagaaatattaaaacatatgtgCATAGAATAGGTCGTACAGGAAGAGCTGGACGCAAAGGGAATGCTTGTACTATTTTACTTCACAATCAATTGCATATGTTTAAG gaAATTTTGCAATCTGGTGGAAAAACTGAGATTCCCAAATTGGaggtaaataaagaaattttaaatcaacttttcGAAGGTTATGAAAATGCTATACAAGACACGAAAAACTcaataaacaatgaaatttcatccaaagtaAAGAAATCCATTGAATTAAAAAGAGCAGCTAAAACTAAAACACGCAAAAGGAAACATAACGACAATAAAATACCGAATGCTTAA